In Arachis stenosperma cultivar V10309 chromosome 1, arast.V10309.gnm1.PFL2, whole genome shotgun sequence, one DNA window encodes the following:
- the LOC130974824 gene encoding uncharacterized protein LOC130974824 translates to MAGLSRQGSANRQVTDADKPPPHRTRRVSFDDESTNKSKNRSKNGKASDLEAPDFRDKAGRSCMFMICAWTCIIIFTILIVLLFVGISYLAFLQSGMPSICIRQLNITKLQLDHHDKLSTTVFLLLRISNKNEKLTLLYSPLDVLVNSQGIKLGEDRIDKFSQKPQNDTDYHIKMENKNADVDRHAVEELNSDIQAKEVMYDIFVGGKIGLKLGGLEMANVPFLASCRHIKQSDVNLGKRPECDVRMFGFR, encoded by the coding sequence atgGCGGGCTTGTCGCGGCAGGGTAGCGCCAATAGACAGGTGACCGATGCTGACAAGCCCCCGCCGCATAGGACCCGCCGTGTCTCCTTCGACGACGAATCCACCaacaaaagcaaaaacagaagcaAAAATGGAAAGGCTAGCGACTTGGAGGCCCCGGATTTTCGCGACAAGGCCGGGCGATCGTGTATGTTTATGATTTGTGCATGGACATGTATCATTATTTTCACAATACTCATAGTCCTCCTCTTTGTTGGAATATCATATTTGGCATTCCTCCAATCAGGAATGCCAAGCATATGCATTAGGCAACTTAACATAACGAAATTACAACTTGACCATCACGACAAATTATCTACAACTGTATTTTTGCTTTTGAGGATTTCAAACAAAAACGAGAAGCTTACATTGTTGTATAGCCCTCTTGATGTTCTTGTCAACAGCCAAGGCATCAAATTAGGCGAAGATCGTATCGATAAATTCTCTCAGAAACCTCAAAATGACACAGATTACCATATAAAGATGGAAAATAAGAATGCTGACGTGGACAGACATGCCGTCGAAGAATTAAACTCTGATATTCAAGCTAAGGAAGTGATGTATGATATATTTGTTGGCGGAAAAATTGGTTTAAAGTTGGGGGGTTTGGAAATGGCTAATGTCCCATTCTTGGCTTCTTGTCGTCATATCAAACAATCCGATGTGAATTTGGGAAAAAGACCTGAGTGTGACGTCCGAATGTTTGGTTTCAGGTAA